The sequence GCACCTATCTCGCCCAGGCCTGGGCCGTCCAGCAGGGCAGGGGCCTGGCCCACTACACCTACTGGTACGACCACCCGCCGCTCGGCTGGATCCAGATCGCCCTGCTCAGCTGGATACCCTCGGCGCTCAGCCCCGGCTCGATGACCGTCGGCTCCATGCGGGTCATCATGCTCGTCGTCACCGCCGTCAGCGCGGTCCTGGTCTACGCCCTCGGGCGGCGGCTGTCCCTGCCCCGCTGGGCCGCCGGGCTCGGCATGGCCCTGTTCGGACTCTCCCCGCTCGCGGTCGTGCTCAGCCGGGAGATCTTCCTCGACAACATCGCCGTGATGTGGCTGCTGCTGGCGTTCTGCCTGGCCGCCTCGCCCAGCCGCCATCTGTGGCACCACTTCGGCGCGGGCCTCGCGGCCGCCGCGGGCGTGCTCACCAAGGAGACGATGCTCGTCGTCCTGCCCGCCCTGTTCGTCACCATGTGGCGCCACAGCCACCGCGACACCCGCAAGTTCGCGCTCACCGGTGCCGTCACCGCCTGCGCCCTGATCGGCTTCTCCTACCCGCTCTTCGCCCTGCTCAAGGGCGAGCTGCTCCCGGGCGCCGGGCACGTCTCGCTGTGGGACGGGATCAAGTACCAGATGTCCAGGCCGGGTTCGGGCTTCATCCTGGACCGGGCATCCGGCTCGTACGGAGTGCTGCGCTCCTGGCTGTACTGTGACCGTGTCCTGCCCCTCGGCGGCCTCGCCGGAGCCCTGCTGCTGATCGTCACCTGGCGCTGGTCCGTCACCGCCCGAGCGCTCGCCGGACCGGCCCTGGCCGTGGCGGTCCTGGCCGCCGTGGCCATGCGCCCGGGCGGCTATCTGCCCGCCATGTACATCATCGGCGCCCTGCCCTTCCTCGCCCTGGTCCTGGCCGGCGGCGCCGCCTCCGTGACCCACGCGGTGCTGCGCCGGTGGCGCGAGGAGGACGAGAAGAGGTTCCTCACCGGCGGCCGGTACACGCTCGCCGCCGCCCTCGCCCTCGCCGCCGGCGCCTATGTCGTCCCGCACTGGTACGACGGCGACCGCACCGCCCTGACCGCCGACGCCAACAAGCCCTACCGGCAGGCCTCCACCTGGCTGAGCACGCGGGTCGAGAACCCGCGGCGCACCCGGGTCCTCGTCGACGACGCCCTCTGGCTGGACCTCGTGCACGCCGGATACCGGCCCGGGCCCGGCGTCATCTGGTTCTACAAGGCCGACCTCGACCCGGCCGTCACCAAGACCATGCCGCACGGCTGGCGGGACCTCGACTACGTCGTCGCCTCGCCGACCGTCCGCCGTGACGCCAAGGACCTGCCGAACGTCCGGGCCGCCATCCGGCACTCCGATCCGGTCGCCACCTTCGGCACCGGGGACGACCGCATCGAGATCCGGCAGATCCGGACGGCAGCCGCGGGAGGCGCGCGATGAGCGGCCACGAGTACACCGCGCCCGTCCCGGGCCTGGAAGCGGTCGAGGTACCCGAGCCGGGCGCCGTCACCATCGTCGTCCCCACCTTCAACGAGTCCGCGAACATCCGGCGGCTGCTGCGCCAGATCACCGAGGCGGTGCCCGCCCGGCTGCCCTGCGAGGTCGTCTTCGTGGACGACTCCACCGACGACACCCCCGAGGTGATCCGCGACGCCGCCCAGGACTGCCCGTTCCCGGTGGCCGTGCTGCACCGGGAGGAACCGGTCGGCGGGCTCGGCGGCGCCGTGGTCGAGGGGCTGAAGGCGGCGACCTCGGAGTGGATCGTCGTCATGGACGGCGACTGCCAGCATCCGCCGTCCCTGGTACCGGAGTTGGTGGCCACCGGCGAGCGGGCGAACGCCGCTCTCGTCGTCGCCTCGCGGTACATCGAGGGCGGCAGCCGGGCCGGGCTCGCCGGCAGCTACCGGGTGGCCGTCTCGCGCGGCGCGACCTGGCTGACCAAGGCGCTCTTCCCGCGCCGGCTGCACGGCATCAGCGACCCGATGAGCGGCTTCTTCGCCATCCGGCGCAGCGCGGTCACCGCCGAGGCGCTCAAGCCGCTCGGCTACAAGATCCTCCTGGAACTGGCCGTACGCAGCCGCCCCCGGCAGGTCGCCGAGGTGCCGTTCGTCTTCCAGGACCGGTTCGCGGGGGAGTCCAAGTCGAGCGCGCAGGAGGGCCTGCGCTTCCTGCGCCACCTGGCCGGGCTGCGCACCGCCTCACCCGTCGCCCGCATGGTCGGCTTCGGGCTGATCGGCGCGAGCGGCTTCGTGCCCAACCTGGCCGGACTGTGGGCACTGACCGCGCTCGGCCTGCACTACGTACCCGCCGAGATCCTCGCCAACCAGTTCGGTGTCGCCTGGAACTTCCTGCTCATCGAGCACCTGCTGTTCCGTGACCGGCGGGCGCACCGCCGCTGGTGGGACCGTCTGGGCCGGTTCGCGCTGCTCGCCAACGCGGACCTGGTGCTGCGCATCCCGCTGATCGCGCTGCTCGTCGGCCGGTTCGGCATGGGCGCGCTGCCCGCCACCGCGCTCGCGCTGGTGCTGACGTTCGTCCTGCGCTTCGTGGGGACCGAAGCGCTGGTCTATCTCCCGCGCCGGCGGGGGAACCGTACGACCGCAAGGAGAGCCGTGTGAACGAGCACCGCAGACGGACCGCGCTGGTCGGGGTGGGGGCCCTGACCGCCGGTCTGCTCCTGACCGCGCCGCAGCCGGCCGAGGCCGCGAACCTGGTGAAGAACCCGGGTTTCGAGAGCGCCGGCCCGGACGACATGCCGTACTGCTGGGAGAAGTCGGGCTGGGGCGACAACGACTTCGGATTCGAGACCACCTCCGACGCCCACTCCGGGGCCAAGGCGATGAAGGTCACGCTGACCCGCCGGGTCGACGGCGACCGCAAGGCCCTGATCACCGAGTCGACGGACTGCGCGCCGGTGGTGAGCGCGGGCAGGCAGTACGACCTCGGGCTCTGGTACAAGACCACGACCCCGGACGCCGGCATCACCCTCTTCCGGCACGACGCCACCGCCGGCTGGCAGTACTGGACCGACCTCAAGACCCTGGACATGGCGTCCGCCTGGACCCGGGCCACGGTCCGCACCCCCGAGGTCCCGGCCGGCACCGACCGGATCACCTGGGGCGTCTCCGTCTACGGCACCGGCTCGGCGACCACCGACGACTACACCATGGAGCAGGTCCCGGACACCCTCCCGCCCGCCCAGTGCACGGGCACGAACGACCAGTGCGCCAACGGCAGCTGGTCGGTGCTGCCGACGCGGAACCCGGTCCGCTCCATGCACTCCGTCGTGCTCGACAACGGCAAGGTGCTGCTGATCGCGGGCTCCGGCAACAGCGAGGAGAACTTCGACGCGGGCACTTTCACGTCCGCCGTGTACGACCCGGCGAACGGCACCTACAAGGTCATCCCCACGCCCAAGGACATGTTCTGCGCGGGCCATGTGCAGCTCCAGGACGGGCGGGTGCTCGTCATGAGCGGCAACAAGGCGTACCCGGTCCCGGGCGGGCACGGCTACGAGGGGTTCAAGGACTCGTACGTCTTCGACCCGAAGACCGAGACCTACAGCAAGACCAACGACCTCAACGACGGCCACTGGTACCCCTCGGCGACCGAGCTGGGCAACGGTGACGTCATCTCCTTCGGCGGCCTGCGCGAGGACTCCACCGGCTCCGTCACCAACGAGCTGTGGTCGGACGAGGACCAGCGGTGGCTGCCGCTGTGGAAGGTCAACCAGACCTGGTCGTACTGGGGGCTGTACCCGTCGATGGTCCTCATGCAGGACGGCCGGCTCTTCTACACGGGCAGCCATGTCTTCGGGAACAACATCCCCGGCACGGGCTCCGCGATCTACGACTACAACGCCAACACGGTCACCCGGATCCCGGGGCTGCGGGACAAGGACGAACGGGACCAGTCGGCGAGCGTGCTGCTGCCTCCGGCGCAGGACCAGAAGGTCCTCACGATCGGCGGCGGCAACATCGACTCCAACCCGGACGCGGGTCGTCTGACCGACCTGATCGACCTCAAGCAGGCGAGCCCGTCCTACATCGCCGGGCCGCCCGTCCCGCAGGGCACGGTGGACCTCGGCAACGGAAAGGTCGCCGAGACCGGCGACCAGGGCAAGATGTACGTCTCCGCCGTACTGCTGCCCGACGGCAAGGTGCTGGAGACGGGCGGCGCCCTGCACAACCGCGCCGACCCGGTGTACGAGTCCTCGGTCTACGACCCGGACACCAACACCTTCGACCCGGTCGCCGCCGACCCCGAGTCCCGCGGCTACCACTCCTCGGCGTTCCTGCTGCCCGACGGCCGCGTGATGGCCACCGGTGACAACCCGGGCAACGGCACCTGGAACCACAACGTGTCGATCTACACCCCGCCCTATCTCTACAAGGGCACCCGGCCGACGATCACCTCGGTGATCAACCAGGAGTGGAAGTACGGCGACACCCAGCGGATCACCGTCGACCGGCCCGTCGCCGAGGCCGAGCTGATCCGCCCGGCCGCGGTCACCCACTCCTCCGACCCCAACCAGCGGTTCGTGGATCTGCCCCTGAGCGTGGACGGCGACAACGTCGACCTCAACGTGACGAACAACCCGAACATCGCCCCGCCCGGCTGGTACATGCTCTTCGCGGTGGACGCGGGCGGGGTTCCCTCGGTGGCCCGGTGGGTGCACCTGACCGGTCCGGCGGCCCTCGGCGCGTCCGCCGCCTCGCCGCACGTCCACTCCTTCGCCGACGGACTGAAGGGCGGGACGTGGGGGCCGGGCGAGAAGCGGTCCTCCCAGAAGGTCAGCACCACGATCTCCGGGTGCGACCGGCACTACGGGTCGGTCAACGTGTGCGTGCCGACGGCGTTTCCGCCGCAGGTGAGGAAGACGGCAGCGGGGCGCTGCGCTTGGCTTCAGCGGAACCATTACGGGCGGCTGAAGGTCAACGGCGGTGATGATCCCCTTGGGTTGGACCGCGACAGGGACGGCGTTGCTTGCGGGAAGGGCGACGTGCGTTAGTCACTTCCGTCCGCTGAAATCCGCCAGGGCGCGTTCCACGATCGCTTCCAGTTGGTCGTGGTGCGCGCCCTTCCAGTACGCGCGGCCGCAGTCGGTGCACTGGGCGAAGACGTCGTACGAGCGCTGCGTGCCGCCCTTGAGCTGGTCGGCGACCTCTTCCTTGGTGGCCTGCGCGAGCAGGCCGTTGCAGGCGGTGCAGCGGGTCCAGGGGCGCAGGCCGGGGGCGAAGCGGTCCAGGACGTCGCGCAGCTGGTCGTCGGGGCGGGTGCTGTAGACGTACGCCCCGGCCCACAGTTCGCGGCGGCGCAGCAGGCCCCGGTCGCGGCTGAGCATGACCCGCCTCTCCGCGGCCGAGCGTGCGGCCAGCGCCGGGTCGCCGATGTCGGTCGACTCGTACGCCGTGTCCACGCCGAGCAGACGCAGGCGGCGGGCGAGGGTGCCGAGGTGGACGTCGAGGAGGAAGCGGAGCGGGGCGCCGGGAACCCGCTGGGGCCGTTGCACCGCGCGGACCGAGACGCGCTCGTCCGCCGCCGGGATGTGGGACGTCGGCACCTCGCGGCCGTCCACCACCAGCGCGCCGACCTCCGTCAGGGGGATCCCGAGGGACTCGATCACATGGCCGAGGGTCGAGACGCCGTCCGTGCCGAGCGCGGTGGCGCGGGCGCGCCGGGCGGGCGGCACGAACAGATGCAGCGCGGGGGCGACTTCGACATGGATCTCGGGACCGTTCACCTCGTCAGCATGGCATGCGGAACGGCTCGGGCCTCATCGGTTTTCGGTGGGCAGACCGTGTTCCAGGACGTCCAGGGCGTGGTTCATGAGGTCGTGCAGCTCGCCCTCGTGGCCGTTCTCCGCCCAGTACATGGAGACCTCCATCAGCCCGCCGATGAGGGACATCGCATACACCCGCACCTCCAGGCTGTCCGGCTCCAGACCCGAACGCTCCGCGACGGCCCGGCGCAGCAGCAGCCCGGTGGCCGCCATGCTCTCGAACATGCGGGCACGGACGGCGGGGACCTCCGCGATCAGCCTCGCCCTCAGCCGGGTCACCTCGGGCCCTTCGTTCATGCCCAGGGTGACGGCCCTGCGCATCACGTACCGCAGGGAGTGCGTGAGCGGCTCGTCCGCGGGGCGGGCGCGCAGCTCGTCCAGCAGGATCGCGTCGTACTCGTCCGTGAGGACGATGTCCTCCTTGGTCGGGAAGTAACGGAAGACGGTGGACGGCGACACCTCCGCCCGCTCGGCGATCTGGTCGATCGTCGTGGCGTCGTAGCCCTGTTCCTCGATCAGGGCGTACGTCGCCGTGCGGATCGCCTCCCGGGTCTTGATCTTCTTGCGTTCGCGCAGGCCGAGGCGGGGTCGGTCGGCGGCGGAGGTGGGGGAGTGTGCTGCCGTCATGACCGTCATTGTCCGGCATCTCCCACGGGCTCTGCCACGACCGGGGACTCCGCGCGTTCCGTGCGTCGTGCGACCGGGGTGTTGGGCAGGAGAGCGGCGGCCAGCAGTGCCGAGACGAGGGCCGCGATCGCGCACACCAGCAGGACCACGCCCATGCCGTGGACGTACGCGCTGTTCGCGGAGGCGGCGAGGTGTGCGGAGCCGGTCCTGTGCGCGATCAGGTGGGCGGCGACGACCGAGTTCCCGGCGGTGTCGGCGGCCGGTGCGGGCAGCCCGGTCACGTCGAGACGGTCCCGGAAGACGTCGGCCAGCAGGCTGCCGAGCAGGGCGATACCGATCGCGGAGCCCACCTGGCGCAGGGTCATCAGCAGACCGGAGCCGCTGCCGGCCCGGTCCCGGGGCAGGGTCGCGAGGGCGGCGGTCATGGCGGGTACGAGGGCGAAGCCGAATCCGAGGCCCGCGAGGGAGAGCCACAGGGCGGTGAAGCCGTAACCCGAGCCGGTCGTCGTACGGCTGCCGAGCAGGGCGGCGAAGGCCAGCACGACCAGGCCCGCGCCGACCGCGGCACGCGCCCCGAAGCGCGTGGCGAGCGCGGGGGCGAACTTCGCGGCGACGGACAGGCCGAGGACCATCGGGAGCATCCGGACGCCGGTGCCGAGGGTGTCGTTGCCGAGGACGGCCTGGAGGTAGGGCGGCAGCACGAACATCAGGCCGGACAGCACGAACATCACCAGGGTCGCGGCGACGGTGTTGAAGAGGAAGCCGCGCTGGGCGAGCAGGCTCATGTCCAGCATGGGGCGCCGCACCCGGCGCGAGCGCAGCACCAGGGCGGTGATCAGGACCGCCGCCGCGGCGAACACGGCGAGGATCAGCGGGTCGCCCCAGCCACGGTCCGGGGCCTCGATGATCGCGTAGATGAGGGCGCCGAGCCCGATGGTGGTGAACGCGGTGGAGAGGGTGTCGACCTTGGGGGTGGCCGGGTCGCGGGTCTCGGGCAGCAGGAACACGCAGGCGAGGATGGCGATCGCGGCCATCGGAACGTTGATCAGGAAGATCGAGCCCCACCAGAAGTGCTGGAGCAACCAGCCGCCGATGATCGGGCCCAGGGGCATGCCCAGCGCGGACCCGGTGGAGACGAGTCCGATGGCCTTGCCCTGCTCGTCGGACGTGAACAGCGACGGCAGCACGGACAGCGCCAGCGGCATGATCAGCGCGGCGCCGACGCCCATCACCGCGCGGGCGGCGATCACCACGCTCACGCTGCCGGCCAGGGTGCCCAGTGCCGAGCCGGCCAGGAAGACCACGAGTCCGGTGATCAGCATCAGCCGCCGCCCGAACCGGTCGCCGAGCAGCCCTGCCGGGAGCATCAGCGCGGCGAAGACGATGACGTACGCGTCCGCCATCCACTGCTGCTGACCGGTCGTGGCGCCGAGCTCGCCGGCCATGGTCGGCAGCGCCACGTTGAGGATCGTCGTGTCGAAGCCGAGCACCAGCATGCTCGCGATCAGAGCTCCGAGAGCCCACCAACGGCGGGGATCGCGTCGTGTGTCGTCGATATGAGTGATAGTAGCCATGAAATGAGAGTAGCTATCAAAATGTAGAGGCTGTCAATGGATGGTGGGTGGCAGGCATGAAAAATGGCCACGGCTGGTGAGCCGTGGCCA is a genomic window of Streptomyces griseochromogenes containing:
- a CDS encoding ArnT family glycosyltransferase — protein: MTSTLPAVTTQKVPAQPRPAPEARPAGRTSPPERLRSSRSDLLLCGALLVAILVVQGWNIADYPTLSDDEGTYLAQAWAVQQGRGLAHYTYWYDHPPLGWIQIALLSWIPSALSPGSMTVGSMRVIMLVVTAVSAVLVYALGRRLSLPRWAAGLGMALFGLSPLAVVLSREIFLDNIAVMWLLLAFCLAASPSRHLWHHFGAGLAAAAGVLTKETMLVVLPALFVTMWRHSHRDTRKFALTGAVTACALIGFSYPLFALLKGELLPGAGHVSLWDGIKYQMSRPGSGFILDRASGSYGVLRSWLYCDRVLPLGGLAGALLLIVTWRWSVTARALAGPALAVAVLAAVAMRPGGYLPAMYIIGALPFLALVLAGGAASVTHAVLRRWREEDEKRFLTGGRYTLAAALALAAGAYVVPHWYDGDRTALTADANKPYRQASTWLSTRVENPRRTRVLVDDALWLDLVHAGYRPGPGVIWFYKADLDPAVTKTMPHGWRDLDYVVASPTVRRDAKDLPNVRAAIRHSDPVATFGTGDDRIEIRQIRTAAAGGAR
- a CDS encoding glycosyltransferase produces the protein MSGHEYTAPVPGLEAVEVPEPGAVTIVVPTFNESANIRRLLRQITEAVPARLPCEVVFVDDSTDDTPEVIRDAAQDCPFPVAVLHREEPVGGLGGAVVEGLKAATSEWIVVMDGDCQHPPSLVPELVATGERANAALVVASRYIEGGSRAGLAGSYRVAVSRGATWLTKALFPRRLHGISDPMSGFFAIRRSAVTAEALKPLGYKILLELAVRSRPRQVAEVPFVFQDRFAGESKSSAQEGLRFLRHLAGLRTASPVARMVGFGLIGASGFVPNLAGLWALTALGLHYVPAEILANQFGVAWNFLLIEHLLFRDRRAHRRWWDRLGRFALLANADLVLRIPLIALLVGRFGMGALPATALALVLTFVLRFVGTEALVYLPRRRGNRTTARRAV
- a CDS encoding glyoxal oxidase, producing MNEHRRRTALVGVGALTAGLLLTAPQPAEAANLVKNPGFESAGPDDMPYCWEKSGWGDNDFGFETTSDAHSGAKAMKVTLTRRVDGDRKALITESTDCAPVVSAGRQYDLGLWYKTTTPDAGITLFRHDATAGWQYWTDLKTLDMASAWTRATVRTPEVPAGTDRITWGVSVYGTGSATTDDYTMEQVPDTLPPAQCTGTNDQCANGSWSVLPTRNPVRSMHSVVLDNGKVLLIAGSGNSEENFDAGTFTSAVYDPANGTYKVIPTPKDMFCAGHVQLQDGRVLVMSGNKAYPVPGGHGYEGFKDSYVFDPKTETYSKTNDLNDGHWYPSATELGNGDVISFGGLREDSTGSVTNELWSDEDQRWLPLWKVNQTWSYWGLYPSMVLMQDGRLFYTGSHVFGNNIPGTGSAIYDYNANTVTRIPGLRDKDERDQSASVLLPPAQDQKVLTIGGGNIDSNPDAGRLTDLIDLKQASPSYIAGPPVPQGTVDLGNGKVAETGDQGKMYVSAVLLPDGKVLETGGALHNRADPVYESSVYDPDTNTFDPVAADPESRGYHSSAFLLPDGRVMATGDNPGNGTWNHNVSIYTPPYLYKGTRPTITSVINQEWKYGDTQRITVDRPVAEAELIRPAAVTHSSDPNQRFVDLPLSVDGDNVDLNVTNNPNIAPPGWYMLFAVDAGGVPSVARWVHLTGPAALGASAASPHVHSFADGLKGGTWGPGEKRSSQKVSTTISGCDRHYGSVNVCVPTAFPPQVRKTAAGRCAWLQRNHYGRLKVNGGDDPLGLDRDRDGVACGKGDVR
- a CDS encoding Mut7-C RNAse domain-containing protein, which gives rise to MNGPEIHVEVAPALHLFVPPARRARATALGTDGVSTLGHVIESLGIPLTEVGALVVDGREVPTSHIPAADERVSVRAVQRPQRVPGAPLRFLLDVHLGTLARRLRLLGVDTAYESTDIGDPALAARSAAERRVMLSRDRGLLRRRELWAGAYVYSTRPDDQLRDVLDRFAPGLRPWTRCTACNGLLAQATKEEVADQLKGGTQRSYDVFAQCTDCGRAYWKGAHHDQLEAIVERALADFSGRK
- a CDS encoding MFS transporter → MATITHIDDTRRDPRRWWALGALIASMLVLGFDTTILNVALPTMAGELGATTGQQQWMADAYVIVFAALMLPAGLLGDRFGRRLMLITGLVVFLAGSALGTLAGSVSVVIAARAVMGVGAALIMPLALSVLPSLFTSDEQGKAIGLVSTGSALGMPLGPIIGGWLLQHFWWGSIFLINVPMAAIAILACVFLLPETRDPATPKVDTLSTAFTTIGLGALIYAIIEAPDRGWGDPLILAVFAAAAVLITALVLRSRRVRRPMLDMSLLAQRGFLFNTVAATLVMFVLSGLMFVLPPYLQAVLGNDTLGTGVRMLPMVLGLSVAAKFAPALATRFGARAAVGAGLVVLAFAALLGSRTTTGSGYGFTALWLSLAGLGFGFALVPAMTAALATLPRDRAGSGSGLLMTLRQVGSAIGIALLGSLLADVFRDRLDVTGLPAPAADTAGNSVVAAHLIAHRTGSAHLAASANSAYVHGMGVVLLVCAIAALVSALLAAALLPNTPVARRTERAESPVVAEPVGDAGQ